Genomic window (Mya arenaria isolate MELC-2E11 chromosome 16, ASM2691426v1):
AAAAAGGTATTGATACCGTAAAACAAGAACATTACAAGTTGGAGTAATGGCTCGCTTCTCTTTTTTGGAGTAATATTTAAGTAATcgaaaaagttatcaaaatacCAGAATTTCCGAAAAAAATAATACGTATACATTATGttagtatttaaaaataatatcctCATACTAGCTcatgtattataaaacaaacattgcaaTGCTCTGCAGATTACGGCTTTATACTATTTATATCAACTTATTGGACACAAATTCTAATTAGACTACggtatgaatatttatgtaaattgtaAGTGTCAAAGGAGAACATTACTTTCATCTATAATTTCTTCCAGTTCCTTCTGTAGCCTATCATATATCGACCCCTCGATCTCATTCAGAGATTTTTTAACGTCGAAGTTTGTCTGTAGCCAATTGTGTAAGGCTTCATTCATGATACCCGGTATCTTTCAGTTTTGTCTTTGATCTGAAAAATTGCAGCGTTATGTAATGGAAGCACGTTCAATTAAGACATCTAATAAAACATAACCCATTAAATTCCGACAACCATCCTTTAAAGAAACTCGCCCTTTTTTGACCAACAATAGATTTCCCGGTAACGCATCTGATCACATTTATTTAGTCTATGTATCATTCTATGAATTCAAagttgcagaaaaaatacagttataatttaaaaatgtatttttattttagtgggattcgaacccacgGCGGTAtaatcaagatttttttttaaatccgaCGCCTAGAGGTACATCTTTTGACCTCTTAACGGTACAACCATAACATCACATGCGAATGTCAGTCAACCCATTACGCAATAACAAAGCTGTTATTTAGTAATTCTTAGCGctaatcaatattttgtatttcaaagacaatattggAGCAAATATTAACGTTTGCTGACGGTTTCAAgtttttggtatcttagttttaacactcctaatgataaACCAAactttattatacaaaaaagtgaattGAACAAAATCCTGAGCGAGTTCCTTTAAAGGTTGTTATCATTAAATGTTGATTAGGAGAAGGTATATCCTTAAAGTGTGCTCATAATTAAAGTAAGTTAATATTTGCGcaataaattttattgaatggttattATCCTAGTCAAAAAATACCTTTAAAGCACTTGCtagttttttaatattcatttattaacatGAGTTAGTGGTAGTTTTGACAAATTTAACAAGGTTTGTTTGAAAGTggtttaattaaatatgtatcactgttctttaaacatgtataatatataagaATAGtgttcatttacaaaaatatttgcttatatTATCGGCgtaaaaatatgtatcaaatagatatctttataaataagtaCATGTGTACAACTACTAACTTTTCGTATGTGATTAGCGGCTTGCTTGGCAAAGGTGTCATGTATAAGTACCTGTGGGTCTTCCAGAACGATAATCATCTTGACCAGGCACTCGTCTGCTGTCTGTCCGTCTAGCTCATAGTGGGCGTCATGAAGGGTCCTGTTCCTTATATCTCGGACCTgatatataaatagtattattacctctagtaaatgttttttatacaatgtCTCAGGGTTTTTAATGGCCCTCGTTTATCAATACAGGACTGTCagaaatttaagaaatataaattatgtttaccTCTCCAAAATCctgaatatttgttatttgtgttttaataaacGAACTGTTCATACAGATGCTTATAAGTCCTGAGGCCAATCTCATTTGGCCCCGTGTTGTCCAAGTAACCGGGTGTATTGAGGTAACACTTGGCCACCTGCCAATAACCACTGTTTTTATCCTGCCATTTTGTAGAATCTGTATTCATCCAGGAAGGCTTCTTTCTAAGATTAGTCTTATGGATCTCTTCTTTCATTTCATGACAGAAATGGCCCAGTTCGTGTTTGaaagtttgttcattttttaccTAACAATGGCTACATGTCTGGTTCTTACAATTTTTATTGACCTTGTTCATGAACGTTTGGTACTGTTGTTTGCCCTTTGTGTCTACGTATCCTTGAAGTCCTTTTCTCACGTACAGAAGTCCCCAGACCACTCTCAGCCAGTTCTCGTGTCTTGTCTCGATACTTTCATCCATGCTTTATCATTCTAAAGAAGACAGTTTACAAAACACAGTATTATTTATGTTcacttttgaagatttttttgtGTTGGACGTTGTATTTcctataaaaacatttctggTTTGGTATAACGCGTAATTCCGTTTATCCAAga
Coding sequences:
- the LOC128222209 gene encoding uncharacterized protein LOC128222209 isoform X2, encoding MDESIETRHENWLRVVWGLLYVRKGLQGYVDTKGKQQYQTFMNKVRDIRNRTLHDAHYELDGQTADECLVKMIIVLEDPQVLIHDTFAKQAANHIRKIKDKTERYRVS